One genomic window of Plasmodium falciparum 3D7 genome assembly, chromosome: 10 includes the following:
- a CDS encoding autophagy-related protein 18, protein MVSLRLDNNRYISFNQDYGCLCMANEKGFKIYNTNPFTQTYSRDLTDRNKNGLYLAEMLYRCNILAITGNKNDKKGKWAKNVLIIWDDRQMREIAKLTFSSNIIGVRLLREIIVVILEYKLCIYRLKDIILLETLNTSKNVSGLCCLSNIDKNIIIAYLSPIKGRVNIHIFEINSSENIHEELPYINFKTNLSIYAHDNSIGCINLSNDGKLLVTSSTKGTIIRLFNTFDGTLLNEFRRGTKNAKILSLNISEDNNWLCLTSSRNTVHVFSIYKKKRPLRKVDIICKGKNVSPPALLNYEKESKNKKSSLKCLLPCHPYLNSEWSFASYKLPGKKISSICAFVNDQNCIIVICSNGIIYKLRFNEHIGGDMFKISSHSFD, encoded by the exons atggtatCATTAAGATTAGAtaataatagatatatatcatttaacCAGGATTATGGTTGTTTGTGTATGGCTAATGAGAAAGGTTTCAAGATATACAACACGAACCCTTTTACTCAAACATATAGTAGAG atTTAACTGATAGAAATAAGAATGGTTTATACTTAGCCGAAATGTTATACCGATGTAATATTTTAGCAATAACAGGTAATAAGAATGATAAGAAAGGGAAATGGGCAAAAAATGTTTTGATAATATGGGATGATAGACAAATGCGGGAAATAGCGAAACTAACATTTTCATCAAATATTATAGGTGTAAGATTGTTAAGAGAAATAATTGTAGTTATATtagaatataaattatgtatatatagattaaaagatataatattacttGAAACATTAAATACTTCAAAAAATGTATCAGGTTTATGTTGTTTATCtaatattgataaaaatattattattgcttATTTATCACCAATAAAAGGAAGagtaaatattcatattttcgaAATAAATTCAAGTGAAAATATCCATGAAGAATTAccttatataaattttaaaacaaaTTTGAGTATATATGCCCATGATAATTCTATTGGATGTATTAATTTAAGTAATGATGGTAAATTACTTGTTACATCATCAACAAAAGGTACCATAATTAGATTATTTAATACCTTTGATGGTacattattaaatgaatttaGAAGAGGTACTAAAAATGCAAAAATTCTATCCTTAAATATCAGTGAAGATAATAATTGGTTATGCTTAACTTCTAGTAGAAATACAGTTCAtgtattttctatatataaaaaaaaaagacctTTAAGAAAGGTggatattatatgtaaaggAAAAAATGTATCCCCACCAGCTTTactaaattatgaaaaagagtcaaaaaataaaaaatcttctttaaaatgtttattaCCTTGTCATCCGTATTTAAATAGTGAATGGAGTTTTGCTTCATATAAATTACCAGGCAAAAAAATTTCATCTATTTGTGCATTTGTTAATGACCAAAAttgtattattgttatcTGCTCAAAtggaattatttataaattaagatTTAATGAGCATATCGGAGGTGATATGTTTAAAATATCATCACACAGTTTTGATTAA
- a CDS encoding zinc finger protein, putative, with amino-acid sequence MSILSLFHICSPFLRSNCLEKEEIYENFICSVCLDLCDTPVITLCNHICCYKCMYYSLLHKRNCPICKQIIKHNNLKKITGKQKKEYEEIRIKCHLCNEKIKIKDYKTHINICEYKRCKNYILGCEYYDKKSKIKSHEQSCEHRLISCSSCSNLFYFKNRIFMLTLKEKYQLNMRFSFTYYSFYYNLLMNTNFNRLNYLNNIKHHPTNNNSNNNYISRKINILKNLQHSLDHILCPSVSIDTTTTTSSNHTNSLLNKENVYIEHHIPTNNVSRNSTNINFLQNQNPSSIHNRPLNELSREIYEHNHHHNNYNNNDDDDNDNNSNRLNSSYSMEYNNISVNPLENISIESREKRKKKKTTKIKKYNFNDLNSKPRNNALKHMDQLSGVIENDNSSNCEEFLNILPLRKNFNFKDKNSKDIITIIEELFQFDNIDLSNIYIDNREFFLCDKSCFTNTIKKLRQELERSLVLLYFCCCVGMPVMFTLGCISYVVTKGVFKFSYIVTNTIIKLSHKFFLKIFNI; translated from the exons atgagtATATTATCGCTATTTCATATATGTTCTCCATTCTTAAGATCAAATTGTTTAGAGAAAGAAGAAATTTATGAaa ATTTTATTTGTTCAGTCTGCTTAGACTTATGTGATACACCAGTGATAACATTATGCAACCACATATG ttgttataaatgtatgtattattcTCTACTTCATAAAAGGAATTGTCCAATATGCAAGCAAATAattaaacataataatttaaaaaaaataacag GAAAACAAAAGAAGgaatatgaagaaataaGAATTAAATGTCATTTATGTAatgagaaaataaaaattaaggaTTACaaaacacatataaatatatgtgaatataaaagatgtaagaattatatattaggttgtgaatattatgataagaaaagtaaaataaaatccCATGAACAATCATGTGAGCATAGATTAATAAGCTGTTCCAGTTGTTCaaacttattttatttcaaaaataGAATTTTTATGCTTACCTTAAAAGAAAAGTATCAATTAAATATGCGTTTTTCTTTTacttattattctttttattataatttattaatgaaTACAAATTTTAATCGTCTTAATtatctaaataatataaagcaTCATCCTACAAATAATAACagcaataataattatatatcaagaaaaataaatattctaaAGAATTTACAACATTCATTAGATCACATTCTTTGTCCATCTGTATCAATTGATACTACAACTACTACCTCTTCTAATCATACTAATAGTTTGCTTAATAAAGAGAATGTGTATATAGAACACCATATACCAACAAACAACGTATCAAGGAATAGTACAAATATcaattttttacaaaatcaAAATCCTTCTTCAATACATAATAGACCATTAAATGAACTATCTAGagaaatatatgaacataatcaccatcataataattataataataatgatgatgatgataatgataataattctaACCGATTAAATAGTTCATATTCCAtggaatataataacataagtGTAAATCCTTTAGAGAACATTTCTATTGAATCTCgtgaaaaaagaaagaaaaaaaaaacaacaaaaataaaaaaatataattttaatgatcTTAATTCTAAACCTCGAAATAATGCATTAAAACATATGGATCAATTAAGTGGTGTTATTGAAAATGATAATTCTTCAAATTGTGaagaatttttaaatattttgcccttaagaaaaaattttaattttaaagataaaaatagtaAAGATATCATAACCATAATAGAAGAATTATTTCAATTTGATAATATAGATTTAAGTAATATCTATATAGATAATCGAGAATTTTTTCTATGTGATAAATCATGTTTTACTAATACTATTAAAAAACTTAGACAAGAATTAGAAAGATCATTAgtcttattatatttctgtTGTTGTGTAGGAATGCCTGTTATGTTTACACTTGGTTGTATTAGTTATGTTGTAACTAAGGGTGTCtttaaattttcatatatagtCACTAAtactattataaaattatctcataagttttttttaaaaatattcaatatataa